The Streptomyces sp. NBC_00510 genomic interval CGGCAGCACCGGTACCGTCGACCTGTCCTTCACCGACTGGACCGTGGGAGGCGGCGGAGGCAGCGTCAAGTTCGGCAACGAGGTCGTCGCCAAGACCGCCTACCGCAACGTCGCGGGCGCGGACAAGGACCCGGTGGCCACGTACGTCTTCGCCACCAAGCCCTTCCCGGCACCGGACGGCAAGACCATCACGAGCGTGAAGCTCCCGGAGAACACGGACCTCCACGTCTTCACCCTCGCGGTGGACTGACGCGGGAAGACCCCGGAAGACCCCAGGGGCGGGCGCGGAGCCGACTCCGCGCCCGCCCTTCGTGCTGCCCGGAACGGCGCCGCCGCATCGGCGCCATATCAACATCACATAAGGTGGCGCACCTCATAGAGGGAATTCGGCCCGGCCTGGAACCCTTTTCCCGGAATTCCGTCCCGCAATGCGTATTGCCAATTCTTTGTGCGCGTATTGCCTCATATGGACACGGGCGGCAGGAGGATATTTCCCGAGCCGTCCCACCGCGACGCTCCATTGTTTCCCCGCTCCGATACGGCGACATCCGGGTAGCGCTGCCGAACCCGGGTCACGCCCCCGTAGGAGCCGGTGCGGCCCTGGTCACAGGGCGTGCCACGCGAAGGAGAAAGCACATTGGGCCGTTACCTACTGCGCCGCCTCGGCAACTACGCAATCCTGGTGTTCATCGCGGCCAGCGCGACGTACTTTCTCGCCTCCTTCACCCTCCACCCCGACATCAACTACCTGTCGAAGAATCCCCGGCCGCCCCTGCACTCGATCTACGCGATCCTGCACGCCTACAACCTCGACCCGCACACGCCCGTGTACCTCCGGTATTGGCGCTGGCTGACCGGGATCGTGCTGCACGGCAATTTCGGCAGGACCTACGCCGGCGCATCGGTCAACACCGAGCTGGGCCGCCGCGTCCTGGTCAGCACCGAGCTCCTCTTCGTCGCGACCGTCCTGGGGGCCGTCGGCGGCGTCGCGGTCGGCGCCTGGAACGCACTGCGGCAGTACCGGCCCTCCGACCGGGTGTCGACGATCGTCTCCTACGTCCTGCTGGCCACCCCGGTCGTGGTGATCGCGGTCGGACTGCGGACCCTGGACACCGCGGGCGACGGGCCGCTGGTGCAGTACATCGGGATGTACGACCCGAAGGTGCACGGCACCCTCCCGGTCGTCCTCAACAACCTCGAACACCTCGTGCTGCCGACCCTGACGCTGCTGCTCGCCCAGATCCCGTTCTTCAGCCGCTACCAGCGCAGCACGATGCTCGACGTCCTGGGCAGCGACTTCCTGCGGACGGCCCGCGCCAAGGGGCTCCGGCGGCGTCAGGCGGTCCTGCGGCATGGACTGCGCACCGCGGTCATCCCCGTGATGCCGCTGGTGGTCTACAACGTCGTGCTGCTGTTCACCGGGGCCACCTTCACCGAGGAGATCTACGGATGGCACGGCATGGGGGAGTGGCTGGTCGACTCCATCACCAGCAACGACGTCAACGCGGTCGCCGCCGTGGCGATCTTCACCGCCGGCATCGTCCTGATCGCGGGACTGCTCTCCGACCTCGTCTACGCGGCGCT includes:
- a CDS encoding ABC transporter permease → MGRYLLRRLGNYAILVFIAASATYFLASFTLHPDINYLSKNPRPPLHSIYAILHAYNLDPHTPVYLRYWRWLTGIVLHGNFGRTYAGASVNTELGRRVLVSTELLFVATVLGAVGGVAVGAWNALRQYRPSDRVSTIVSYVLLATPVVVIAVGLRTLDTAGDGPLVQYIGMYDPKVHGTLPVVLNNLEHLVLPTLTLLLAQIPFFSRYQRSTMLDVLGSDFLRTARAKGLRRRQAVLRHGLRTAVIPVMPLVVYNVVLLFTGATFTEEIYGWHGMGEWLVDSITSNDVNAVAAVAIFTAGIVLIAGLLSDLVYAALDPRVRT